A window of Castanea sativa cultivar Marrone di Chiusa Pesio chromosome 1, ASM4071231v1 contains these coding sequences:
- the LOC142637339 gene encoding uncharacterized protein LOC142637339 — protein sequence MADPSFFDRMITHFRATCKYYTGYPKDLGPSRVIHFTSEREFVQLLHEGYPVVVAFTIRGNYTKHLDKILEEASAEFHPHVKFMRVECPKYPGFCITRQRKEYPFIEIFHSPEQASNQGRVADPNITKYAVKVLPFNYDLSAYGFREFFKRYGIWATEVK from the exons ATGGCAGATCCTTCATTTTTTGATCGAATGATCACCCATTTCCGTGCAACATGCAA GTATTATACTGGTTATCCAAAGGATCTTGGGCCATCGCGGGTTATTCATTTTACATCAGAGCGAGAGTTTGTTCAGCTCCTTCATGAAGGTTATCCTGTAGTTGTGGCTTTTACCATCAG GGGTAATTACACAAAACATCTTGACAAAATACTAGAGGAAGCGTCAGCTGAATTTCATCCGCATGTTAAATTTATGCGT GTTGAGTGTCCAAAATATCCTGGGTTCTGCATTACACGGCAGAGGAAGGAATATCCATTCATTGAAATTTTTCATAGTCCAGAACAG GCATCAAACCAGGGCAGGGTGGCTGATCCAAATATTACAAAGTACGCTGTGAAGGTTCTACCT TTCAATTATGACCTCAGTGCCTATGGATTTAGAGAATTCTTCAAGCGCTATGGAATATGGGCAACAGAGGTGAAGTAA